The following are encoded in a window of Haloarcula halophila genomic DNA:
- a CDS encoding SDR family NAD(P)-dependent oxidoreductase: MERFSDETALVTGAGSGIGRATAQRLANEGATVVVSDVDEDRGEDVVTAIEDDGGSATFVSANVADSEEVQRLVEATVDTYGSLDIAVNNAGILTGFTDITDITEDDWEKLIDVNLKGVWAGMKAELSVMEEQGEGVIVNTASEAGLVGMGGLGSYVASKHGVVGLTKTAALEYAERGIRVNAIAPGPTETNIQETMTGGSDPRELPFDTTAMAEVPMGRRADPKEMAGVVAFLCSDDASFVTGVTIPVDGGQAAD; this comes from the coding sequence ATGGAACGATTTTCAGACGAGACAGCGCTCGTCACTGGAGCTGGCTCCGGAATTGGCCGTGCAACAGCCCAACGCCTCGCAAACGAGGGAGCTACCGTAGTGGTCTCTGACGTAGACGAAGATCGCGGTGAGGACGTGGTTACAGCCATCGAGGATGACGGTGGATCTGCCACCTTTGTCTCAGCCAACGTTGCTGACTCTGAAGAGGTCCAACGATTGGTTGAGGCCACTGTCGATACATACGGAAGTCTTGATATTGCCGTCAATAATGCTGGTATTCTCACCGGTTTCACCGACATCACCGACATCACCGAGGATGATTGGGAGAAACTCATTGACGTGAATTTGAAAGGAGTGTGGGCAGGAATGAAGGCGGAGTTGTCCGTGATGGAAGAACAGGGCGAAGGAGTGATCGTGAACACAGCATCCGAAGCAGGGCTTGTCGGAATGGGGGGGCTCGGCAGCTACGTCGCTAGCAAACACGGCGTCGTGGGACTGACAAAGACAGCCGCTCTCGAATACGCCGAGCGGGGTATCCGCGTCAACGCGATCGCGCCCGGTCCAACGGAGACGAACATCCAAGAAACGATGACAGGTGGTTCGGATCCCCGTGAACTGCCCTTCGATACAACTGCCATGGCTGAGGTGCCGATGGGGCGTCGGGCGGACCCAAAAGAGATGGCCGGTGTCGTGGCATTCCTGTGCTCTGACGACGCTTCCTTCGTGACTGGCGTCACTATCCCGGTCGATGGCGGCCAAGCGGCCGATTAA
- a CDS encoding dodecin — protein MVFKKITLIGTSSESFDAAADDAIERAERTLDNLKWVEVEELGVEIGSVDGREYQAEVVVAFELEE, from the coding sequence ATGGTGTTCAAGAAGATCACGCTGATCGGAACCAGTTCGGAGAGCTTCGACGCCGCCGCGGACGACGCTATCGAGCGCGCAGAACGGACACTCGACAATCTCAAATGGGTCGAAGTCGAGGAGTTGGGCGTCGAGATCGGCAGCGTCGACGGGCGAGAGTACCAGGCCGAAGTCGTCGTCGCGTTCGAACTCGAAGAGTAA
- a CDS encoding ABC transporter substrate-binding protein translates to MSRDSSRRTFLKRTGALSSLGIVGLSGCTTEQADGGSGDGGSDGGSGDGGDGGSGDGGDGGSGDGGSSVGPDVLIVVGYPQSGVQLFKDYYSDYDDDDVDILVTDGLQSSDLPGNVGNDMSNVMGTAPTSSGPGRETFADLFTSEFDYDEPGVFTSQAYDASAVQILANVMAGENDGEAIRDHMRVVANPGGTSYGPSELPEAVEAAAAGENINYQGASSNVNFDGNGDITSARYQVFGFNSDGYETQQTIDFGASGSIPEPEPSASGSDSGRTVRLGVLQPETGDLGPLGVAIRDAALLPARQLEGEVDFTFDTQVGDTQSQAQAAIDAANSLVSAGYPMITGAASSESTIQVANNVLTNNGVVACSPASTSPAITSLEDDDYLFRTPPSDALQGQVLAQVSTEELGASTASTLYLNNSYGQALQESFVSAFEEAGGSIVSQVGFESQQSSYTSQLNSALSQ, encoded by the coding sequence ATGTCTCGTGACAGCAGTCGACGAACGTTTCTGAAGCGAACCGGCGCGCTCAGTTCCCTCGGTATCGTGGGGCTGTCGGGTTGTACGACCGAACAGGCCGACGGGGGAAGTGGTGACGGCGGCAGTGATGGCGGCAGCGGTGACGGCGGTGACGGCGGCAGCGGGGACGGTGGCGACGGCGGCAGTGGTGACGGTGGTAGCTCCGTCGGTCCCGACGTCCTCATCGTGGTCGGCTACCCACAGAGCGGCGTCCAACTGTTCAAGGACTACTACTCGGACTACGACGACGACGATGTCGACATCCTCGTCACCGACGGCCTCCAGTCCTCGGATCTGCCGGGCAACGTCGGCAACGACATGTCCAACGTGATGGGGACGGCACCGACCTCCTCCGGCCCCGGCCGGGAGACGTTTGCCGACCTGTTCACCTCCGAGTTCGACTACGACGAGCCCGGCGTGTTCACCTCCCAGGCCTACGACGCCAGCGCGGTCCAGATCCTCGCGAACGTCATGGCCGGCGAGAACGACGGCGAGGCCATCCGTGACCACATGCGTGTGGTCGCCAACCCCGGTGGAACGAGCTACGGTCCCTCGGAGCTCCCCGAAGCCGTCGAGGCGGCCGCAGCGGGCGAGAACATCAACTACCAGGGTGCCTCCAGCAACGTCAATTTCGACGGAAACGGCGACATCACCTCCGCGCGCTACCAGGTCTTCGGGTTCAACAGCGACGGCTACGAGACCCAACAGACCATCGACTTCGGTGCCTCCGGGAGCATCCCGGAGCCCGAGCCCTCGGCGAGTGGCTCCGACAGCGGGCGGACGGTCCGGCTGGGCGTCCTCCAGCCCGAGACCGGCGACCTCGGTCCGCTCGGTGTCGCGATCCGGGACGCCGCGCTCCTGCCGGCCCGGCAGCTCGAAGGGGAGGTCGACTTCACCTTCGACACGCAGGTCGGTGACACCCAGTCACAGGCCCAGGCGGCCATCGACGCGGCGAACTCGCTGGTCAGCGCCGGTTACCCGATGATCACCGGTGCGGCGAGTTCCGAGTCGACGATCCAGGTCGCCAACAACGTCCTGACGAACAACGGCGTCGTCGCCTGCTCGCCGGCCTCGACTTCGCCGGCGATCACCTCCCTGGAGGACGACGACTACCTCTTCCGGACGCCGCCGAGCGACGCGCTCCAGGGCCAGGTGCTCGCCCAAGTCTCCACCGAGGAACTCGGCGCCTCGACGGCCTCGACGCTGTATCTCAACAACAGCTACGGCCAGGCGCTCCAGGAGAGCTTCGTCTCCGCGTTCGAGGAGGCCGGCGGTTCGATCGTCAGCCAGGTCGGCTTCGAGTCCCAGCAGTCCTCGTACACCTCGCAACTCAACAGCGCGCTGAGCCAGTAG
- the thyX gene encoding FAD-dependent thymidylate synthase, translated as MEVTLLEATSDPEELVCKAARNDYSGEFVGGQPFDATMETVEGADMEEKKETLIGHLLEHGHFGPFEHPQITFAVKGVSRSCMAQITRHRHVSFDVQSMRYVAFDDIDPAKVREGELVVTPPSATDPDWVGRNQKTGDIDEETVERRTEVFNDTIEHAVESYQELLDLGMPPEDARFVLPIGTKVNIVMSMNARMLMHVADMRAAADAQWEIRNLTEDLLDIAADWCPITFAHYEEHMKNRKNRLAP; from the coding sequence ATGGAAGTCACGTTACTGGAAGCGACTTCGGACCCGGAGGAACTCGTCTGCAAGGCGGCCCGGAACGACTACAGCGGGGAGTTCGTGGGCGGGCAGCCCTTCGACGCGACGATGGAGACCGTCGAAGGTGCGGACATGGAGGAAAAGAAGGAGACGCTCATCGGTCACCTGCTCGAACACGGCCACTTCGGCCCGTTCGAACACCCACAGATCACGTTCGCGGTGAAAGGCGTCTCCCGCTCGTGTATGGCACAGATCACGCGTCACCGACACGTCTCCTTCGACGTCCAGTCGATGCGGTACGTCGCCTTCGACGACATCGACCCCGCAAAGGTCCGGGAGGGAGAACTGGTCGTCACCCCCCCGTCGGCGACCGACCCCGACTGGGTTGGCCGCAACCAGAAGACCGGCGATATCGACGAGGAGACGGTCGAGCGACGGACAGAAGTGTTCAACGACACCATCGAACACGCCGTCGAGTCCTACCAGGAACTCCTCGACCTGGGGATGCCACCCGAGGACGCCCGCTTCGTCCTCCCGATCGGGACGAAAGTCAACATCGTCATGTCGATGAACGCGCGGATGTTGATGCACGTCGCCGACATGCGCGCGGCGGCCGATGCCCAGTGGGAGATTCGAAACCTGACCGAAGACCTCCTGGATATCGCGGCCGACTGGTGTCCGATCACCTTCGCTCACTACGAGGAACACATGAAAAACCGGAAGAACCGGCTGGCACCCTGA
- a CDS encoding metal-dependent hydrolase, giving the protein MFVGHALLAFAVVVLVAQRLGVAPRRALQFGAVAGLFAAVPDVDIVYAPIGLLLQSAETVGPDVFWETANVIHRGPTHSLVMGAALAVTAVCWRLSTWPGRPVAVGIATALIVVATLFSGPVGGIVTLVFVTSGIAVAIVAGRLDIEPLTLLPLALVGLLSHPFGDLFTGSPPPLLFPFDGQLITDLVVLHPDPTMHLLGAFAIELGTVWLAVYAYVHSQGQSLTRLVHPRASLGVGYAAAALVIPAPTLEQSAHFVFSVLALGAVATPVRPFSRDVDWLSTLVTGLTAVTIAALAYALALGAL; this is encoded by the coding sequence ATGTTCGTCGGTCACGCGCTGCTAGCGTTTGCCGTCGTCGTCCTGGTCGCCCAGCGACTCGGGGTGGCACCACGACGAGCGCTGCAGTTCGGTGCGGTGGCCGGCCTGTTCGCCGCTGTTCCGGACGTCGACATCGTCTACGCACCGATCGGACTCCTCTTGCAGTCGGCCGAGACTGTCGGGCCGGACGTGTTCTGGGAGACGGCCAACGTCATCCACCGCGGGCCGACACACTCGCTCGTCATGGGGGCCGCCCTGGCCGTCACAGCCGTCTGCTGGCGACTGTCGACGTGGCCGGGGCGGCCGGTTGCCGTTGGAATCGCCACGGCGTTGATCGTCGTCGCGACGCTGTTCAGTGGCCCTGTCGGCGGTATCGTCACGCTCGTGTTCGTCACGAGCGGGATCGCCGTCGCGATAGTCGCCGGGCGTCTGGACATCGAGCCGTTGACCCTCCTGCCGCTGGCACTCGTCGGCTTGCTCTCACACCCCTTCGGTGACCTGTTTACCGGGTCGCCGCCACCGTTACTGTTCCCGTTCGACGGACAGTTGATCACCGACCTGGTAGTGCTGCATCCCGACCCGACGATGCACCTCCTCGGAGCGTTCGCCATCGAACTGGGGACGGTGTGGCTGGCGGTGTACGCCTACGTCCACAGCCAGGGCCAGTCGCTCACGCGGCTCGTCCACCCCCGTGCCTCGCTGGGAGTCGGGTACGCGGCCGCCGCGCTCGTCATCCCGGCACCGACGCTGGAACAGTCGGCCCACTTCGTGTTCAGCGTCCTCGCGCTGGGCGCCGTCGCGACGCCGGTCAGACCGTTCAGTCGGGATGTCGACTGGCTCTCGACGCTCGTAACCGGACTCACTGCCGTGACGATCGCGGCGCTCGCGTACGCCCTCGCGCTAGGTGCGCTCTGA
- a CDS encoding branched-chain amino acid ABC transporter permease, with translation MAIAESVRERGRLVVERPGGIAVGAVIGYLLLDLLVKLSGTNLYFGGIKLIGGSLTIPSLGTMVLDGILVGLAVGLAGIGLSMTYSILDFANFAHGDTVTAGAFFGWVVAYILAGVGTGASLDQLFLFNSGEQLSAVTTLLPVLAGLVVASVGSIVLVLLLDRLTYRPMRDSGSISLLIASIGVALALRYGIAFVFGTQTSGVATSGLQVTLLALPSGTVTITDNELTLLVVSVVAMLGVHVLLQRTKLGKAMRAMADNEDLARVTGIPTERVVRLTWILGGGLAGMSGYLLVLESGTISFNFGWLLLLLIFSAVILGGIGSIYGAMAGGVVIGLVDSMALIWLPSGLTKASAFFVLIVVLLLRPSGIFSGVTTA, from the coding sequence ATGGCTATCGCAGAGTCGGTCAGAGAACGAGGACGCCTTGTCGTCGAGCGACCCGGTGGAATCGCCGTCGGCGCCGTCATCGGGTACCTCTTGCTCGACCTCCTCGTGAAACTGAGTGGGACGAACCTCTATTTCGGGGGAATCAAACTGATCGGTGGATCGCTCACTATCCCCTCGCTGGGGACGATGGTGTTAGACGGAATCCTGGTCGGGCTGGCCGTCGGGTTGGCCGGAATCGGTCTCTCGATGACGTACAGTATCCTCGACTTCGCGAACTTCGCACACGGGGATACCGTCACCGCCGGCGCATTTTTCGGCTGGGTCGTCGCCTATATCCTCGCCGGCGTCGGGACGGGCGCGTCGCTCGATCAACTGTTCCTGTTTAACTCCGGGGAGCAACTGAGTGCCGTCACGACGCTCCTTCCGGTCTTGGCCGGTCTCGTCGTGGCCAGCGTTGGCTCGATCGTACTCGTCTTGCTCCTCGATCGGTTGACCTACCGACCGATGCGTGATTCGGGGAGCATCTCCCTGCTGATCGCGTCGATCGGGGTCGCGCTCGCGCTCCGGTACGGGATCGCGTTCGTCTTCGGGACACAGACCAGCGGTGTCGCGACCAGTGGCCTCCAGGTCACGCTGTTGGCGCTTCCCAGCGGGACCGTCACGATCACGGACAACGAACTGACGCTGCTGGTGGTCTCGGTCGTCGCGATGCTGGGCGTCCACGTCTTGCTCCAGCGGACCAAACTGGGGAAGGCCATGCGTGCGATGGCCGACAACGAGGATCTGGCTCGCGTGACGGGTATCCCGACCGAGCGAGTCGTTCGCCTGACCTGGATCCTTGGCGGCGGACTCGCGGGGATGAGCGGCTATCTCCTGGTCCTGGAGAGCGGGACCATCTCCTTCAACTTCGGCTGGCTCCTCCTGTTGCTCATCTTCTCGGCGGTCATCCTCGGGGGGATCGGTTCGATCTACGGGGCGATGGCCGGGGGCGTCGTCATCGGCCTGGTCGACAGCATGGCGCTGATCTGGCTTCCCTCGGGACTGACGAAGGCCTCCGCGTTCTTCGTGCTCATCGTCGTGCTCCTGTTGCGGCCGTCCGGGATCTTCTCGGGGGTGACGACTGCATGA
- a CDS encoding DUF7576 family protein, with protein sequence MVDPTSDHHEDIDKDEAPNCATCGDPIANETTHRVLTWIEEGAVQTAHFCDEQCRSDWDGE encoded by the coding sequence ATGGTCGACCCGACATCGGATCACCACGAGGACATCGACAAGGACGAGGCGCCGAACTGTGCGACGTGTGGCGACCCCATCGCGAACGAGACCACCCATCGCGTCCTGACCTGGATCGAAGAGGGAGCCGTCCAGACTGCCCACTTCTGTGACGAACAGTGTCGTTCCGACTGGGACGGGGAGTGA
- a CDS encoding ABC transporter ATP-binding protein produces the protein MSETVPDAETDTEEGPAVESAAIDAPLLEVDGLRKEFGGVTAVDGASFAVGPGALTGLIGPNGAGKSTTFNCITGAHAPTDGTVRFDGQDITGLPPYAIAQRGLVRTFQIARELSEMTVLENVMLAPPDQAGESALRAVVPGLRDGVRRDETEVVERAWETLEFFEIDHLAHENAGNLSGGQRKLLEMARVLMTEPDMVLLDEPLAGVNPTLEEKLLERIHDLREDGLTFLLVEHDMDVIMNHCEHIIVMHQGSVLAEGDAETIRNDDRVLDAYLGGDV, from the coding sequence ATGAGTGAGACCGTCCCCGACGCCGAGACCGATACCGAGGAGGGGCCGGCGGTCGAGAGTGCGGCGATCGACGCGCCGCTGCTGGAGGTCGACGGACTGCGCAAGGAGTTCGGCGGGGTGACCGCCGTCGACGGCGCCAGTTTCGCCGTCGGGCCGGGCGCACTGACCGGTCTCATCGGGCCTAACGGTGCCGGCAAGTCGACGACGTTCAACTGTATCACCGGCGCACACGCGCCGACCGACGGCACGGTCCGGTTCGACGGCCAGGACATCACGGGCCTCCCGCCGTACGCCATCGCCCAGCGCGGCCTCGTCCGGACCTTCCAGATCGCCCGCGAACTCTCCGAGATGACCGTCCTGGAGAACGTCATGCTCGCCCCGCCCGATCAGGCCGGCGAGTCCGCGCTACGGGCAGTGGTGCCGGGACTTCGTGACGGGGTCAGACGCGACGAGACCGAGGTCGTCGAACGGGCCTGGGAGACCCTGGAGTTCTTCGAGATCGACCACCTCGCCCACGAGAACGCCGGGAACCTCTCGGGCGGCCAGCGGAAACTGCTAGAGATGGCCCGCGTGCTGATGACCGAACCCGACATGGTCCTGCTGGACGAACCGCTGGCCGGCGTCAACCCGACGCTGGAGGAGAAACTGCTCGAACGCATCCACGACCTCCGTGAGGACGGGCTGACCTTCCTGCTGGTCGAACACGACATGGACGTCATCATGAACCACTGTGAACACATCATCGTCATGCACCAGGGGAGCGTACTGGCCGAGGGCGACGCCGAGACGATCCGCAACGACGACCGTGTTCTCGATGCCTACCTGGGGGGTGACGTATGA
- a CDS encoding ABC transporter ATP-binding protein — protein MSPTAQRSAAVELPDPAESLLSVRDLDAGYGDLQVLSDVDMDVADDEYVVIVGPNGAGKSTVMKSVFGLTTYMGGQVVFDGLNIEQLRPDQIIHEGIGYVPQSDNVFETLSIRENLEMGAYILDSVPEDRIQAVYDRFPILRERSGKKAGTLSGGQRQMLAMGRALMLDPDLLLLDEPSAGLAPDLVEEMFDRIDEINADGTAVLMVEQNAKEALRRCDRGYVLVQGENRYQDTGETLLSDEQVRREFLGG, from the coding sequence ATGAGCCCGACCGCACAGCGCTCGGCGGCGGTCGAGCTCCCCGACCCGGCCGAGAGCCTGCTCTCGGTCCGTGATCTCGACGCCGGCTACGGCGACCTCCAGGTCCTCTCGGACGTGGACATGGACGTCGCCGACGACGAGTACGTCGTCATCGTCGGCCCCAACGGCGCTGGCAAGTCGACGGTGATGAAGTCGGTGTTCGGGCTCACGACCTACATGGGGGGACAGGTCGTCTTCGACGGGCTCAACATCGAACAGCTCCGGCCCGACCAGATCATCCACGAGGGGATCGGCTACGTTCCACAGAGCGACAACGTCTTCGAGACCCTCTCGATCCGCGAGAACCTGGAGATGGGCGCGTACATCCTCGACTCGGTCCCCGAGGACCGCATCCAGGCCGTCTACGACCGGTTCCCGATCCTCCGGGAGCGATCGGGGAAGAAGGCGGGGACGCTCTCGGGCGGCCAGCGACAGATGCTCGCGATGGGGCGGGCGCTGATGCTCGACCCCGATCTGCTCCTGTTGGACGAGCCGTCGGCCGGACTGGCACCCGACCTCGTCGAGGAGATGTTCGACCGCATCGACGAGATCAACGCCGACGGGACGGCGGTGCTGATGGTCGAGCAGAACGCGAAGGAGGCGCTGCGCCGCTGTGACCGGGGGTACGTCCTCGTGCAGGGAGAGAACCGGTATCAGGACACCGGCGAGACGTTACTCTCCGACGAGCAGGTCCGCCGGGAGTTCCTCGGTGGCTGA
- a CDS encoding HesB/IscA family protein, with protein sequence MSSTAEDGEPEPNPDRTAVAVSEHAAEEALDLLASEGMDTDIAGLRLFVQQGGCAGLSYGMRFEHEPEDDDTVYERNGLRVFVDGASLDYISGSVLDYEGGLQGAGFHVENPNIVSECGCGESFRT encoded by the coding sequence ATGAGCAGCACAGCCGAGGACGGCGAGCCGGAACCGAACCCGGACCGGACGGCGGTCGCCGTCAGCGAGCACGCAGCCGAGGAGGCACTGGACCTGCTGGCCAGCGAAGGGATGGACACCGACATCGCTGGACTCAGACTGTTCGTCCAGCAAGGGGGGTGCGCGGGGCTCTCCTACGGGATGCGCTTCGAACATGAACCCGAAGACGACGATACGGTCTACGAACGCAACGGACTCCGGGTGTTCGTCGACGGCGCCAGTCTGGACTACATCTCGGGGTCGGTCCTCGACTACGAGGGCGGACTCCAGGGGGCCGGTTTCCACGTCGAGAACCCGAACATCGTCAGCGAGTGCGGGTGTGGCGAGTCGTTCCGGACGTAG
- the glmU gene encoding bifunctional sugar-1-phosphate nucleotidylyltransferase/acetyltransferase — MQAVILAAGEGTRMRPLTANTPKPMLPVADRPLVAHTVDTAIAAGAEELIFVVGYEADDVRSYFGDSYGGVPVSFAVQAEQLGTADAVDAASEYIDGPFAVLNGDNLYDEASLTALFEAAPSVAAYRVEDPSNYGVLSTDGDTVTDIVEKPADPPTELANAGAYVFPAAAREWLSVPLSDRGEREITDVLARVIAEQTVTAVEVDRWLDVGRPWELLEANEWKLAEMDRRLDGDVRGDADLRGTVVVEEGAVVEPGVVIDGPALVRSGATVGPNAYVRGATLLGEDAHVGHGVEIKNSVVGRDSNVPHVSYVGDSILGSEVNFGASTQVANLRHDGEDVRMTVKGERVSTGRRKFGVVAGDRVKTAINTSLNAGVVLSTGATTTPGESVTRDR, encoded by the coding sequence ATGCAAGCAGTGATTCTGGCGGCGGGCGAAGGGACGCGGATGCGACCGCTGACGGCCAACACACCGAAGCCGATGCTCCCGGTCGCCGACCGGCCGCTCGTGGCACACACCGTCGATACGGCCATCGCCGCCGGTGCCGAAGAGCTGATATTCGTCGTCGGATACGAAGCCGACGACGTCCGGTCGTACTTCGGCGACAGCTACGGGGGTGTCCCGGTCTCGTTTGCCGTCCAGGCCGAGCAACTCGGGACGGCCGACGCCGTCGACGCGGCCAGCGAGTACATCGACGGTCCCTTCGCCGTCCTCAACGGCGACAACCTCTACGACGAGGCGAGCCTGACCGCGCTGTTCGAGGCCGCACCGTCGGTCGCAGCCTACCGCGTCGAGGACCCGAGCAACTACGGCGTGCTCTCGACGGACGGCGATACCGTCACCGACATCGTCGAGAAACCCGCCGACCCGCCGACAGAACTCGCCAACGCCGGCGCGTACGTGTTCCCGGCGGCGGCCCGGGAGTGGCTGAGTGTGCCACTCAGCGACCGCGGCGAGCGCGAGATCACCGACGTACTCGCGAGAGTGATCGCGGAACAGACCGTCACCGCCGTCGAAGTCGACCGCTGGCTCGACGTGGGCCGGCCGTGGGAACTGCTCGAAGCCAACGAGTGGAAACTGGCCGAGATGGACCGCCGACTCGACGGCGACGTCCGCGGGGACGCCGACCTCCGAGGGACCGTCGTCGTCGAGGAGGGAGCCGTCGTCGAACCCGGCGTCGTGATCGACGGACCGGCACTCGTCCGATCGGGGGCGACGGTCGGTCCCAACGCCTACGTCCGCGGCGCGACGCTACTCGGGGAAGACGCCCACGTCGGCCACGGCGTCGAGATCAAGAACTCCGTCGTCGGGCGGGACTCGAACGTCCCGCACGTCTCCTACGTGGGCGACAGCATCCTAGGGTCCGAGGTCAACTTCGGTGCCAGTACGCAGGTGGCGAACCTCCGTCACGACGGGGAGGACGTGCGCATGACGGTCAAAGGTGAGCGGGTCTCGACCGGCCGCCGGAAGTTCGGTGTCGTCGCGGGCGACCGGGTCAAGACGGCGATCAACACGAGCCTCAACGCCGGCGTCGTGCTCTCGACGGGGGCGACGACGACCCCCGGCGAATCTGTCACCAGAGATCGGTGA
- a CDS encoding branched-chain amino acid ABC transporter permease, with protein sequence MSTAGVRARMDGLPDAVLVVGFLAGIWLLLTALAFLVGGQQWPNLAAGFIGSVTILVAAYAILVLALNLQWGYTGLFNIGVAGFMAVGAYTTAILTAPVDPGAGGVPGFGLPLWVGLLGGMVMAAVVGAVAALPALRLKADYLAIVTVALSEIIRLFVNWGGIAEIQLFGARFGTGGGTGISFASPSGVVSGVINGPGQPLVAAAEGVGVSGPNVANIAYGLVLLAVVGGSYWLLTRVANSPFGRVLKAIREDETVTQSLGKDTRLFKIKAFMIGCALMGLAGALFRGQAGYISPQQFRPAITFYVFAALIIGGSGSNTGSILGAATFSALLFYVPARLGEYAPVAGSGTPGNIVEAVAALSSLDPVPLVAYTAANISTLRFVLIGVVLILIIQRQPDGLLGHRTEPASSVPLDRPEGGETDE encoded by the coding sequence ATGAGCACTGCTGGCGTCCGGGCACGCATGGACGGCCTGCCCGATGCGGTGCTGGTCGTCGGCTTCCTGGCCGGGATCTGGCTGCTGTTGACCGCCCTCGCGTTCCTCGTGGGCGGCCAGCAGTGGCCGAACCTCGCGGCCGGCTTCATCGGCAGCGTCACCATCCTCGTCGCGGCCTACGCGATCCTCGTGTTGGCGCTGAACCTCCAGTGGGGGTACACCGGGCTGTTCAACATCGGCGTCGCCGGGTTCATGGCAGTCGGTGCCTACACCACGGCGATCCTGACCGCACCGGTTGACCCCGGTGCCGGCGGGGTTCCCGGGTTCGGCCTCCCGCTGTGGGTCGGACTGCTGGGTGGGATGGTGATGGCCGCCGTCGTCGGCGCGGTCGCCGCGTTGCCGGCACTGCGGCTCAAGGCCGACTACCTCGCTATCGTCACGGTCGCGCTCTCGGAGATCATCCGGCTGTTCGTCAACTGGGGCGGGATCGCCGAGATCCAGCTGTTCGGTGCCCGCTTCGGGACCGGCGGTGGGACCGGCATCTCCTTTGCCTCTCCGAGTGGTGTCGTCTCCGGAGTGATCAACGGACCGGGCCAGCCCCTGGTCGCTGCGGCCGAGGGCGTGGGAGTCTCCGGCCCGAACGTGGCCAACATCGCGTACGGGCTGGTCCTGCTCGCGGTGGTCGGCGGGTCCTACTGGCTGCTCACCCGCGTGGCGAACTCGCCGTTCGGCCGCGTCCTGAAGGCGATCCGGGAAGACGAGACGGTCACCCAGTCGCTGGGTAAGGACACCCGGCTGTTCAAGATCAAGGCGTTCATGATCGGCTGTGCGCTGATGGGGCTGGCCGGTGCCCTGTTCCGCGGGCAGGCCGGCTACATCAGCCCACAGCAGTTCCGGCCGGCGATCACGTTCTACGTCTTCGCCGCGCTCATCATCGGCGGCTCGGGATCGAACACGGGGAGTATTCTCGGTGCGGCGACCTTCTCCGCCCTGCTGTTCTACGTGCCGGCACGTCTCGGCGAGTACGCGCCCGTGGCCGGCAGCGGGACGCCGGGTAACATCGTCGAAGCGGTCGCGGCGTTGTCGTCGCTCGACCCGGTCCCGCTGGTCGCCTATACGGCGGCCAACATCTCGACGCTGCGGTTCGTCCTCATCGGCGTCGTCTTGATCCTCATCATCCAGCGCCAACCCGATGGGTTGCTGGGCCACCGAACCGAACCGGCAAGCAGCGTCCCGCTGGACCGACCCGAGGGAGGTGAGACCGATGAGTGA
- a CDS encoding DUF21 domain-containing protein has product MDTSTLSSLGTIVVLLAASAFFSSSETALFTVSRESLTAAAESDPRGAAALEVLADPHRLLVTILVGNNVVNIAISSLLTALLVDHVQSSVAVLVTTVVASSVILVAGEIVPKSYGLGHANSYALRVVRPLRYVELLLYPAVVAFDLLTRQITRRIGGQPDIERPYEDEE; this is encoded by the coding sequence ATGGACACGTCGACGCTGTCGAGTTTGGGTACTATCGTCGTCTTGCTGGCTGCGAGTGCGTTCTTCTCCAGCAGCGAGACGGCGTTGTTCACGGTCTCGCGAGAGTCACTGACCGCCGCTGCCGAGTCCGATCCCCGCGGAGCGGCGGCCCTCGAAGTGCTTGCCGATCCACACCGCCTGTTGGTCACGATCCTGGTCGGGAACAACGTCGTCAACATCGCGATCTCCAGCCTACTGACGGCGTTGTTGGTCGATCACGTGCAGTCGAGTGTCGCGGTCCTGGTCACGACAGTCGTCGCAAGCAGCGTCATCCTCGTCGCGGGCGAGATCGTCCCGAAGTCCTACGGTCTCGGGCACGCCAACTCGTACGCGCTCCGGGTCGTCCGGCCGCTTCGGTACGTCGAACTGCTCCTCTATCCGGCCGTCGTCGCGTTCGATCTGCTGACCAGACAGATAACCAGACGGATCGGCGGCCAGCCGGACATCGAGCGCCCCTACGAGGACGAGGAGTGA